A window from Terriglobales bacterium encodes these proteins:
- a CDS encoding class I SAM-dependent methyltransferase, whose amino-acid sequence MDLGRQPARLFEILVLRLREDAARNGWLRAGRHLWMDISEFLRESLPERRRLRYGDIEYDWDHRVDTTSATVNWKARLAGAFSGIEYQPCDPNLFRQTVGKLPVNFSDFVFVDIGSGKGRALLMAADYPFRQILGVELLPSLNEIARANLSQYKSPTQRCFAIDPICGDARELQFPLEPIVLFLFNPLPEPALNAVVRNFVKSLETKPRPAWIVYHNPVLEHLLQKYSRFRRVEGDQQYAIYRSQV is encoded by the coding sequence GTGGATCTTGGGAGACAGCCTGCACGGCTGTTCGAAATATTAGTGCTCAGGTTGCGCGAGGATGCCGCCCGCAATGGATGGCTGCGGGCCGGGCGCCATCTGTGGATGGATATTTCAGAGTTCCTGCGCGAGTCCTTGCCCGAACGCAGGCGGCTGCGTTACGGCGATATCGAGTACGACTGGGACCATCGGGTGGACACAACCTCGGCCACAGTGAACTGGAAGGCTCGGCTGGCGGGCGCTTTCAGCGGAATAGAATATCAGCCTTGCGATCCCAATCTGTTTCGTCAGACTGTGGGCAAGTTGCCAGTGAATTTCAGCGATTTCGTTTTTGTCGACATCGGCTCAGGCAAGGGAAGAGCGCTGCTGATGGCAGCGGATTATCCGTTTCGACAGATTCTGGGCGTTGAGCTATTGCCTTCGTTGAATGAAATCGCGCGAGCCAACCTAAGCCAGTACAAGAGTCCCACGCAAAGATGCTTTGCCATCGATCCGATATGCGGGGACGCGCGCGAGTTACAGTTTCCCCTGGAGCCCATCGTGCTTTTCCTGTTTAACCCACTGCCGGAGCCGGCGCTGAATGCGGTTGTCCGAAATTTTGTGAAATCACTTGAGACCAAGCCACGGCCGGCATGGATCGTTTATCACAACCCGGTGTTGGAGCACTTATTGCAGAAGTATTCCCGGTTCAGGCGGGTGGAAGGCGACCAGCAGTATGCGATTTATCGGAGTCAGGTCTAA